A stretch of DNA from Carya illinoinensis cultivar Pawnee chromosome 12, C.illinoinensisPawnee_v1, whole genome shotgun sequence:
TCTTGCTCGGCTTATTCCTCCCCTTCGTTTTATTCTTCAGAGTAATGCTGCCCTTAACATCTTCTATGGCAGCTTCCATCTCGGCTTCTCTTTCCTTCTTTGTTGGCTTCTCTTTATTCCTCGCTGGCTTCACTGTACCGATCTTTGAAGGGTCCAGCATAATTGTCTCAGGTGGAAGCTTGTCGAGAAGGAGGTGCACTTCCTTCTCTCTCCGCTGTTTGCGTGTTTCAAACGGGTTTGCCACCCAAGAATCAAAGTTGGGTTCACCAGATCCTGGAACCAGAATACTGGACCAACCCATAGAGTGCCCAATGCCTAGAACATCTTCGTATGGCCGAAACAACAAGTTTTTTATCTGGTATCCTTTTACCATTGAATGATTCATATATCTGCTGTAATGCTCAGCTCCAGAGAGAATCTCTGCAAAGGAACAAGTACCACGTGCAAGCAAACCTTTCTGGCTGAAATCCAAGGTATTTGCATGGCCCGGTAAAGTCTGGAGAGCTTCATATTTCCTCAAGTCCCAAAGCTtaattcttttttccttcccaGCCGTAGCCATGAGATGGCCATTAGGGTGGAATGCCAGGGCTGAAACAGGACCATGATGACAAAGCATCTTGACAAGGGGAGCAGAGCTGTTAGGGTTCCACATGGTAACAGTTCCACCTGAGTGACCCAAAGCAACAACCCCGTTGACAGTATTCACCCGCATTACATCAGTGCGGCCTAAACCAGTCCGATAACTTTTGGAAGCACCCGTTGATACATCTTGATAATGGAGATGCCCGAATTTATTTACGGATGCAAGGATGAAGTGGGTTTTCAAATACTGAAGCCTCAACACCGTACCATGATCCTGAAAGATTGATGCTCGTATTAGTTATGTTGCATCTCAAACAATaatctaacatcaaatatcagGAACTCCTTTATGACATTCAAATCTGGAAATAACCATTAAGAGTGAGCTGTGAATGCATGTGGACCCACGTGCATTCTCAGTTCAACGTTCAAGCTGAGACACTGACAAGCCTAAACCATAGTTCATACTCATAGTCTCTATAATGGACCCATGATTCTGTCCCATTGATAGACCTTTCCTGTTTTATAACATGCCTGGCCAGCCGTTGCAATTGATTGACCAATAAATAAATGGGAGTACAATACTGctcaagtataaaaaaaaacaaaaaaaacaaaattga
This window harbors:
- the LOC122289863 gene encoding probable U3 small nucleolar RNA-associated protein 7, whose product is MSEELDLKMKKYLRGGAANLEVLQDKKLKGQLAHRENLYGKSAKAAAKFEKWLMPSEGGYLEAEGPVEKTWRFKQEDIGQAVDISSARNQYDVVLPELGPYTMDFSSSGQYMAVAGRKGHLAIVDMKNFEVRKEFQVRETVRDVVFLDHQLLFAAAQKKYTYIYSPEGIEIHCLKDHGTVLRLQYLKTHFILASVNKFGHLHYQDVSTGASKSYRTGLGRTDVMRVNTVNGVVALGHSGGTVTMWNPNSSAPLVKMLCHHGPVSALAFHPNGHLMATAGKEKRIKLWDLRKYEALQTLPGHANTLDFSQKGLLARGTCSFAEILSGAEHYSRYMNHSMVKGYQIKNLLFRPYEDVLGIGHSMGWSSILVPGSGEPNFDSWVANPFETRKQRREKEVHLLLDKLPPETIMLDPSKIGTVKPARNKEKPTKKEREAEMEAAIEDVKGSITLKNKTKGRNKPSKRAKKKQEIITKVKRPFLEQEMREPQLSRKKQKVCVEDELPKSLQRFTRKKAAT